From the Arvicola amphibius chromosome 2, mArvAmp1.2, whole genome shotgun sequence genome, one window contains:
- the Flnc gene encoding filamin-C isoform X2 — translation MMNNSNYSDASGLGLADEADEMPSTEKDLAEDAPWKKIQQNTFTRWCNEHLKCVGKRLNDLQRDLSDGLRLIALLEVLSQKRMYRKFHPRPNFRQMKLENVSVALEFLEREHIKLVSIDSKAIVDGNLKLILGLIWTLILHYSISMPMWEDEDDEDARKQTPKQRLLGWIQNKVPQLPITNFNRDWQDGKALGALVDNCAPGLCPDWEAWDPNQPVQNAREAMQQADDWLGVPQVIAPEEIVDPNVDEHSVMTYLSQFPKAKLKPGAPVRSKQLNPKKAIAYGPGIEPQGNTVLQPAHFTVQTVDAGMGEVLVYIEDPEGHTEEAKVVPNNDKDRTYAVSYVPKVAGLHKVTVLFAGQNIERSPFEVNVGMALGDANKVSARGPGLEPVGNVANKPTYFDIYTAGAGSGDVAVVIVDPQGRRDTVEVTLEDKGDNTFRCTYRPVMEGPHTVHVAFAGAPITRSPFPVHVAEACNPNACRASGRGLQPKGVRVKEVADFKVFTKGAGSGELKVTVKGPKGTEEPVKVREAGDGVFECEYYPVVPGKYVVTITWGGYAIPRSPFEVQVSPEAGTQKVRAWGPGLETGQVGKSADFVVEAIGTEVGTLGFSIEGPSQAKIECDDKGDGSCDVRYWPTEPGEYAVHVICDDEDIRDSPFIAHIQPAPPDCFPDKVKAFGPGLEPTGCIVDKPAEFTIDARAAGKGDLKLYAQDADGCPIDIKVIPNGDGTFRCSYVPTKPIKHTIIVSWGGVNVPKSPFRVNVGEGSHPERVKVYGPGVEKTGLKANEPTYFTVDCSEAGQGDVSIGIKCAPGVVGPVEADIDFDIIKNDNDTFTVKYTPPGAGHYTIMVLFANQEIPASPFHIKVDPSHDASKVKAEGPGLSRTGVEVGKPTHFTVLTKGAGKAKLDVHFAGAAKGEAVRDFEIIDNHDYSYTVKYTAVQQGNMAVTVTYGGDPVPKSPFVVNVAPPLDLSKVKVQGLNSKVSVGQEQAFSVNTRGAGGQGQLDVRMTSPSRRPIPCKLEPGGGAEAQAVRYMPPEEGPYKVDITYDGHPVPGSPFAVEGVLPPDPSKVCAYGPGLKGGLVGTPAPFSIDTKGAGTGGLGLTVEGPCEAKIECQDNGDGSCAVSYLPTEPGEYTINILFAEAHIPGSPFKATIQPVFDPSKVRASGPGLERGKAGEAATFTVDCSEAGEAELTIEILSDAGVKAEVLIHKNADGTYHITYSPAFPGTYTITIKYGGHPIPKFPTRVHVQPAVDTSGIKVSGPGVEPHGVLREVTTEFTVDARSLTATGGNHVTARVLNPSGAKTDTYVTDNGDGTYRVQYTAYEEGVHLVEVLYDEVAVPKSPFRVGVTEGCDPTRVRAFGPGLEGGVVNKANRFTVETRGAGTGGLGLAIEGPSEAKMSCKDNKDGSCTVEYIPFTPGDYDVNITFGGQPIPGSPFRVPVKDVVDPGKVKCSGPGLGTGVRARVPQTFTVDCSQAGRAPLQVAVLGPTGVAEPVEVRDNGDGTHTVHYTPATDGPYTVAVKYADQEVPRSPFKIKVLPAHDASKVRASGPGLNASGIPASLPVEFTIDARDAGEGLLTVQILDPEGKPKKANIRDNGDGTYTVSYLPDMSGRYTITIKYGGDEIPYSPFRIHALPTGDASKCLVTVSIGGHGLGACLGPRIQIGEETVITVDAKAAGKGKVTCTVSTPDGAELDVDVVENHDGTFDIYYTAPEPGKYVITIRFGGEHIPNSPFHVLATEEPVVPVEPLESMLRPFNLVIPFTVQKGELTGEVRMPSGKTARPNITDNKDGTITVRYAPTEKGLHQMGIKYDGNHIPGSPLQFYVDAINSRHVSAYGPGLSHGMVNKPATFTIVTKDAGEGGLSLAVEGPSKAEITCKDNKDGTCTVSYLPTAPGDYSIIVRFDDKHIPGSPFTAKITGDDSMRTSQLNVGTSTDVSLKITESDLSQLTASIRAPSGNEEPCLLKRLPNRHIGISFTPKEVGEHVVSVRKSGKHVTNSPFKILVGPSEIGDASKVRVWGKGLSEGQTFQLAEFIVDTRNAGYGGLGLSIEGPSKVDINCEDMEDGTCKVTYCPTEPGTYIINIKFADKHVPGSPFTVKVTGEGRMKESITRRRQAPSIATIGSTCDLNLKIPGNWFQMVSAQERLTRTFTRSSHTYTRTERTEISKTRGGETKREVRVEESTQVGGDPFPAVFGDFLGRERLGSFGSITRQQEGEASSQDMTAQVTSPSGKTEAAEIVEGEDSAYSVRFVPQEMGPHTVAVKYRGQHVPGSPFQFTVGPLGEGGAHKVRAGGTGLERGVAGVPAEFSIWTREAGAGGLSIAVEGPSKAEIAFEDRKDGSCGVSYVVQEPGDYEVSIKFNDEHIPDSPFVVPVASLSDDARRLTVTSLQETGLKVNQPASFAVQLNGARGVIDARVHTPSGAVEECYVSELDSDKHTIRFIPHENGVHSIDVKFNGAHIPGSPFKIRVGEQSQAGDPGLVSAYGPGLEGGTTGVSSEFIVNTQNAGSGALSVTIDGPSKVQLDCRECPEGHVVTYTPMAPGNYLIAIKYGGPQHIVGSPFKAKVTGPRLSGGHSLHETSTVLVETVTKSSSSRGASYSSIPKFSSDASKVVTRGPGLSQAFVGQKNSFTVDCSKAGTNMMMVGVHGPKTPCEEVYVKHVGNRVYNVTYTVKEKGDYILIVKWGDESVPGSPFKVNVP, via the exons ATGATGAACAACAGCAACTACTCGGACGCCTCCGGTCTCGGCCTGGCCGACGAGGCGGACGAGATGCCGTCGACCGAGAAGGACCTAGCGGAGGACGCGCCATGGAAGAAGATCCAGCAAAACACCTTCACGCGGTGGTGCAATGAGCACCTGAAGTGTGTGGGCAAGCGCCTGAACGACCTGCAGCGCGACCTCAGCGACGGGCTGCGCCTCATCGCGCTGCTCGAAGTGCTCAGCCAGAAACGCATGTACCGCAAGTTCCACCCGCGCCCCAACTTCCGCCAGATGAAGCTGGAGAATGTGTCTGTGGCCCTGGAGTTTCTGGAGCGCGAACATATCAAGCTCGTGTCCATCG ACAGCAAGGCCATCGTGGATGGGAACCTGAAGCTGATCCTGGGCCTCATCTGGACACTGATCCTTCACTACTCCATTTCCATGCCCATGTGGGAGGATGAAGATGATGAGGACGCCCGCAAACAAACACCCAAACAGCGGCTGCTTGGCTGGATCCAGAACAAGGTGCCCCAGCTGCCCATCACCAACTTTAATCGAGACTGGCAGGATGGCAAGGCTCTGGGTGCCCTGGTGGACAACTGTGCCCCTG GTCTCTGCCCAGACTGGGAAGCCTGGGACCCCAATCAGCCTGTGCAGAATgccagagaagccatgcagcaAGCAGATGACTGGCTTGGAGTGCCCCAG GTGATTGCCCCTGAAGAAATCGTGGATCCCAACGTGGATGAGCATTCTGTCATGACCTACTTGTCCCAGTTTCCTAAGGCCAAGCTCAAACCTGGTGCCCCTGTTCGCTCTAAGCAGCTAAACCCCAAGAAAGCCATCGCCTACGGGCCAG GCATCGAGCCCCAGGGCAACACTGTGCTGCAGCCAGCCCACTTCACCGTGCAGACAGTAGACGCTGGTATGGGCGAGGTGCTGGTCTACATCGAGGACCCTGAGGGGCACACCGAGGAG GCCAAAGTCGTTCCCAACAATGACAAGGACCGCACATACGCCGTCTCCTATGTGCCCAAGGTTGCTGGGCTACACAAG GTGACCGTGCTGTTTGCTGGCCAGAACATCGAGCGTAGCCCCTTTGAGGTGAATGTGGGCATGGCTCTTGGCGATGCCAACAAGGTATCAGCCCGCGGCCCTGGCCTGGAACCTGTGGGTAATGTGGCCAACAAGCCCACCTACTTTGACATCTATACTGCAG GGGCTGGCAGCGGCGATGTGGCCGTGGTGATCGTGGACCCGCAAGGGCGGCGGGACACGGTAGAGGTGACCCTGGAGGACAAGGGCGACAACACATTCCGCTGCACATACAGGCCTGTGATGGAGGGACCGCACACGGTGCACGTGGCCTTTGCTGGCGCCCCCATTACCCGAAGTCCTTTCCCTGTCCACGTGGCAGAAG CCTGCAATCCCAATGCCTGCCGTGCCTCTGGGCGAGGCCTGCAGCCCAAAGGCGTCCGTGTGAAAGAGGTGGCTGACTTCAAGGTGTTCACCAAGGGAGCTGGCAGCGGGGAACTCAAGGTCACAGTCAAGGGGCCAA AGGGCACAGAGGAGCCCGTGAAAGTGCGGGAGGCTGGGGACGGCGTGTTTGAGTGCGAGTACTACCCTGTGGTACCCGGGAAGTACGTGGTGACCATCACATGGGGTGGCTATGCCATTCCCCGCAG TCCTTTTGAGGTCCAAGTGAGCCCTGAGGCCGGAACCCAAAAAGTGCGAGCGTGGGGTCCTGGTTTGGAGACTGGCCAGGTGGGCAAGTCAGCTGACTTTGTGGTGGAAGCCATCGGCACGGAAGTGGGGACGCTGG GCTTCTCCATCGAGGGGCCCTCACAAGCCAAGATAGAGTGTGACGACAAGGGTGATGGCTCCTGCGACGTGCGGTACTGGCCCACCGAGCCCGGGGAGTATGCTGTGCACGTCATCTGTGATGACGAGGACATCCGCGACTCACCCTTCATTGCCCATATCCAACCAGCCCCGCCAGACTGCTTCCCGGACAAG GTGAAAGCCTTTGGACCCGGCCTGGAGCCCACTGGCTGCATCGTGGACAAGCCGGCGGAGTTCACCATTGATGCCCGCGCTGCTGGCAAGGGAGACCTGAAGCTCTATGCCCAG gatGCAGATGGCTGCCCCATCGACATCAAGGTGATCCCCAATGGTGATGGTACCTTCCGCTGCTCCTACGTGCCTACCAAGCCCATTAAGCATACCATCATCGTCTCCTGGGGAGGTGTCAACGTGCCCAAGAGCCCCTTCAGG GTAAATGTGGGAGAGGGCAGCCATCCTGAGCGGGTAAAGGTATACGGCCCCGGAGTGGAAAAGACAGGCCTTAAGGCCAATGAACCCACCTATTTCACAGTGGACTGCAGTGAAGCCGGACAAG gcGATGTGAGCATTGGCATCAAGTGTGCACCTGGGGTGGTGGGGCCTGTGGAAGCTGACATCGACTTTGACATCATCAAGAATGACAATGATACCTTCACAGTCAAATATACACCTCCAGGGGCTGGCCACTACACCATCATGGTGCTGTTTGCCAACCAG GAGATCCCTGCCAGTCCCTTCCACATCAAGGTGGACCCATCCCATGATGCGAGCAAGGTCAAGGCTGAGGGCCCCGGGCTGAGCCGCACAG GTGTGGAAGTTGGAAAGCCGACTCACTTCACGGTGCTGACCAAGGGAGCCGGCAAGGCCAAGCTGGATGTGCACTTCGCTGGGGCAGCCAAGGGCGAGGCCGTGCGAGACTTTGAAATTATTGACAACCATGACTACTCATACACTGTCAAGTACACTGCTGTGCAGCAG GGCAACATGGCAGTAACAGTGACCTACGGTGGGGACCCTGTCCCCAAAAGTCCCTTTGTGGTGAACGTAGCACCCCCATTGGACCTCAGCAAGGTCAAAGTTCAAGGCCTTAATAGCA AGGTGTCTGTGGGACAGGAACAGGCCTTCTCAGTGAACACAAGAGGGGCTGGTGGTCAGGGTCAGCTAGATGTGCGGATGACCTCACCCTCCCGACGACCCATCCCCTGCAAACTGGAGCCTGGGGGTGGAGCAGAAGCCCAGGCCGTGCGCTACATGCCCCCTGAAGAGGGACCTTACAAAGTGGACATCACCTACGATGGTCATCCAGTACCTGGCAGCCCCTTTGCTGTAGAAGGCGTCCTGCCCCCTGACCCCTCCAAG GTCTGCGCTTATGGCCCTGGTCTCAAGGGCGGGCTTGTAGGCACTCCTGCCCCATTCTCCATTGACACCAAAGGGGCTGGCACGGGAGGCCTGGGGCTGACTGTTGAGGGCCCCTGCGAAGCCAAGATCGAATGCCAGGACAATGGCGATGGATCCTGTGCGGTCAGCTACCTGCCCACAGAGCCAGGCGAGTACACCATCAATATCCTGTTTGCTGAAGCCCACATCCCCGGCTCACCCTTCAAGGCCACCATCCAGCCTGTGTTCGACCCAAGCAAGGTGAGGGCCAGTGGGCCGGGCCTGGAGCGTGGCAAGGCTGGCGAGGCAGCCACCTTCACTGTGGACTGCTCGGAAGCGGGCGAGGCCGAGCTGACCATTGAGATCCTGTCCGATGCTGGCGTCAAAGCCGAGGTGCTGATCCACAAGAACGCGGATGGCACCTACCACATCACCTACAGCCCTGCCTTCCCGGGCACCTACACCATCACCATCAAGTATGGCGGCCACCCCATACCCAAGTTCCCCACCCGTGTCCACGTGCAGCCTGCAGTTGATACCAGTGGCATCAAGGTCTCCGGGCCTGGTGTGGAGCCACATG GTGTCCTGCGGGAGGTGACCACTGAATTTACTGTGGATGCGAGGTCTCTAACAGCCACGGGTGGCAACCACGTGACGGCTCGTGTACTCAACCCCTCGGGGGCTAAGACAGATACCTATGTGACAGACAATGGGGACGGCACCTACCGAGTGCAGTACACCGCCTACGAAGAAG GGGTGCATTTGGTGGAGGTGCTGTATGACGAAGTAGCTGTGCCCAAGAGCCCCTTCCGAGTGGGTGTGACCGAGGGCTGCGACCCCACCCGAGTCCGAGCCTTTGGGCCAGGCCTGGAGGGTGGCGTGGTCAACAAGGCCAACCGCTTCACTGTGGAAACCAG GGGTGCTGGCACAGGGGGCCTTGGCCTAGCCATTGAGGGCCCCTCAGAAGCTAAGATGTCCTGCAAGGACAACAAGGACGGCAGCTGCACAGTGGAGTACATCCCCTTCACCCCGGGAGACTATGATGTCAACATCACCTTTGGGGGACAGCCCATCCCAG gaAGCCCATTCCGAGTTCCTGTGAAGGATGTGGTGGACCCTGGGAAGGTGAAGTGCTCAGGACCAGGGCTAGGGACTGGCGTCAGGGCTCGAGTGCCTCAGACCTTCACAGTGGACTGCAGTCAAGCCGGCCGGGCTCCTCTGCAGGTGGCCGTGCTGGGCCCCACAG GTGTGGCTGAGCCTGTAGAGGTGCGGGACAATGGCGATGGCACCCACACTGTCCACTACACGCCGGCCACTGATGGGCCCTATACAGTAGCTGTGAAGTATGCTGACCAAGAGGTGCCACGCAG CCCTTTCAAGATCAAAGTGCTTCCAGCCCATGATGCCAGCAAGGTGCGGGCCAGTGGCCCCGGCCTCAATGCCTCCGGCATCCCTGCCAGTCTACCGGTGGAGTTCACCATTGATGCTCGGGATGCTGGGGAAGGGCTGCTCACTGTTCAGATCCTG GACCCTGAGGGCAAACCCAAGAAGGCCAACATCCGAGACAATGGGGATGGCACATACACTGTGTCCTACCTGCCAGACATGAGTGGCCGATACACCATCACCATCAAGTATGGCGGTGATGAGATCCCTTACTCGCCCTTCCGCATTCATGCCCTGCCTACAGGGGATGCCAGCAAGTGCCTTGTTACAG TGTCCATTGGAGGCCATGGACTGG GTGCCTGCCTGGGTCCCCGAATCCAGATTGGAGAGGAGACTGTGATCACAGTTGATGCCAAGGCAGCAGGCAAGGGGAAAGTGACCTGCACAGTATCCACGCCGGACGGGGCGGAGCTCGACGTGGATGTGGTTGAGAACCACGATGGCACCTTCGATATCTACTACACAGCACCCGAGCCGGGCAAATACGTCATCACCATCCGCTTTGGGGGTGAACACATCCCCAATAGCCCCTTCCATGTGCTG GCCACAGAGGAGCCCGTGGTGCCCGTGGAGCCATTGGAGTCCATGCTGAGGCCCTTCAACCTGGTCATCCCCTTCACCGTGCAGAAAGGGGAGCTCACAG GGGAGGTGCGGATGCCCTCTGGTAAGACAGCACGTCCCAACATCACTGACAACAAAGATGGCACCATCACAGTGAGATATGCTCCGACTGAGAAAGGCCTGCACCAGATGGGGATCAAATATGATGGCAACCACATCCCTG GGAGCCCTCTGCAATTCTATGTGGATGCCATCAACAGCCGCCATGTCAGTGCCTACGGACCGGGTCTGAGCCATGGCATGGTCAACAAGCCTGCCACCTTTACCATTGTCACCAAGGATGCTGGGGAAG GGGGACTGTCCCTGGCTGTGGAGGGTCCATCCAAGGCAGAGATCACCTGTAAGGACAACAAGGATGGCACATGCACCGTGTCCTACCTGCCCACAGCACCTGGAGACTACAGCATCATTGTGCGCTTTGACGACAAGCACATACCAGGGAGTCCTTTCACGGCCAAGATCACAG GTGACGATTCAATGAGGACATCACAGCTGAACGTGGGCACCTCCACGGATGTGTCCCTGAAGATCACTGAGAGTGACCTCAGCCAGCTGACGGCCAGCATCCGTGCCCCTTCAGGCAACGAGGAGCCATGCCTGCTAAAGCGCTTGCCCAACAGGCACATTG GGATCTCCTTTACCCCCAAGGAGGTGGGTGAACATGTGGTGAGCGTACGCAAGAGTGGCAAGCATGTCACCAACAGCCCCTTTAAGATTTTGGTGGGGCCTTCAGAGATCGGAGATGCCAGCAAAGTTCGAGTCTGGGGCAAGGGCCTTTCTGAGGGGCAGACCTTCCAGCTGGCAGAGTTCATCGTGGATACTCGCAATGCAG GGTATGGAGGCCTAGGGCTGAGCATCGAAGGTCCTAGCAAGGTGGACATTAACTGTGAGGATATGGAAGATGGGACATGCAAAGTCACCTACTGCCCCACTGAACCCGGCACCTACATTATCAACATCAAGTTTGCTGACAAACACGTGCCTG GAAGCCCCTTCACCGTGAAGGTAACCGGCGAGGGACGCATGAAGGAAAGCATCACCAGGCGCAGACAGGCGCCTTCCATTGCCACCATTGGCAGCACCTGCGACCTCAACCTCAAGATCCCAG GAAACTGGTTTCAGATGGTGTCGGCGCAGGAGCGCCTGACGCGGACTTTCACGCGCAGCAGTCACACATACACCCGCACAGAGCGGACCGAGATCAGCAAGACGCGGGGTGGGGAGACCAAGCGTGAAGTCAGGGTGGAAGAATCCACCCAGGTTGGCGGAGACCCCTTCCCTGCTGTTTTTGGTGATTTCCTAGGCCGGGAACGCCTGGGCTCCTTCGGCAGCATCACCCGGCAGCAGGAAG GTGAGGCCAGCTCTCAGGACATGACAGCCCAGGTGACCAGCCCATCTGGAAAGACGGAAGCCGCAGAAATCGTTGAGGGCGAGGACAGCGCATACAGTGTGCGCTTCGTGCCCCAGGAGATGGGTCCCCACACAGTCGCAGTCAAGTATCGTGGCCAACACGTACCCGGAAGCCCTTTTCAGTTCACTGTGGGTCCGCTAGGTGAAGGTGGTGCCCACAAGGTGCGGGCTGGAGGCACAGGGCTGGAGCGAGGTGTAGCTGGCGTGCCAG CCGAGTTTAGCATCTGGACCCGCGAAGCTGGTGCCGGGGGCCTGTCTATTGCTGTGGAAGGTCCCAGCAAGGCAGAAATTGCATTTGAAGACCGCAAAGATGGTTCTTGTGGCGTCTCCTACGTTGTCCAGGAGCCAG GTGACTATGAGGTCTCCATCAAGTTCAATGATGAACACATCCCAGACAGCCCCTTTGTGGTGCCTGTGGCTTCTCTCTCAGACGATGCTCGCCGACTCACCGTTACCAGCCTCCAG GAGACAGGGCTTAAGGTGAACCAGCCGGCATCTTTCGCGGTACAGCTCAATGGGGCACGGGGCGTGATCGATGCTAGGGTACACACGCCCTCAGGAGCTGTGGAGGAGTGCTATGTTTCCGAGCTGGACAGTg ATAAGCATACCATCCGCTTCATCCCCCATGAAAATGGTGTCCACTCAATTGACGTCAAGTTCAATGGCGCCCACATCCCTGGAAGCCCCTTCAAGATCCGCGTTGGCGAGCAGAGCCAAGCTGGGGACCCAGGCTTGGTGTCAGCATACGGACCTGGGCTTGAGGGAGGCACTACTG GTGTGTCATCAGAGTTCATTGTGAACACCCAGAACGCAGGCTCAGGGGCCTTGTCTGTCACCATCGATGGCCCTTCCAAGGTGCAGCTGGACTGTCGGGAGTGCCCCGAGGGCCATGTAGTCACTTACACTCCCATGGCCCCTGGTAACTACCTCATTGCCATCAAGTATGGTGGCCCTCAGCACATTGTGGGCAGCCCTTTCAAAGCAAAGGTCACAG GTCCCCGGTTGTCTGGAGGCCACAGCCTTCACGAAACATCCACAGTCCTGGTGGAGACGGTGACGAAGTCCTCCTCAAGCCGGGGCGCCAGCTACAGTTCCATCCCCAAGTTCTCCTCAGATGCCAGCAAGGTGGTGACAAGGGGCCCTGGTTTGTCTCAGGCCTTTGTGGGTCAGAAGAACTCATTTACTGTGGACTGCAGCAAAGCAG GCACCAACATGATGATGGTAGGCGTGCATGGGCCCAAAACCCCCTGTGAAGAGGTCTATGTGAAGCACGTGGGGAACCGGGTTTACAACGTCACCTACACTGTCAAGGAGAAAGGAGACTACATCCTCATTGTCAAATGGGGTGATGAAAGTGTCCCTGGAAGCCCCTTCAAGGTCAATGTGCCCTGA